A single Chryseobacterium sp. DNA region contains:
- the hutH gene encoding histidine ammonia-lyase codes for MIYGVDVFTFHDVLEICKKPNKAKLNKAAKEQILKSQKNVQQIVESDRCVYGINTGFGPLCDTKISADETAQLQYNLIISHAVGVGKPIDKELSKIMMIAKVHALSKGFSGVSLDVIERMILMLEKDIIPVVPEQGSVGASGDLAPLAHLVLPLLGLGQVWEGDQVSDTMDVLEKHNLEPLVLGPKEGLGLINGTQFILAHAIKGLEKFEYLLDLADMTAAMSIEAYRGSESPFKKELHEIRPFEGSKKVAARMLKFLKGSENMKAHEDCERVQDPYSMRCVPQVHGASRNAFEHLRGMAETELNSVTDNPIVLSAEESISGGNFHGQLMALPLDYATLAAAELGNISDRRSYLLLEGKYGLPRLLTESSGLNSGFMIPQYTSAALVTENKTLCFPASADSIPTSLGQEDHVSMGSISGRKFNQVLGNLVNILAVELMFAAQGLEFRRPSKCSKIIEENVAVLRSKVSKLEDDRLIGQDMLAIAALINERKFVVN; via the coding sequence ATGATATACGGAGTAGATGTTTTCACTTTCCATGATGTGCTGGAAATCTGTAAAAAACCGAATAAAGCCAAGCTGAATAAAGCCGCTAAAGAACAGATCTTAAAATCTCAGAAAAATGTACAGCAAATAGTAGAATCCGATAGATGTGTATATGGCATCAATACAGGCTTCGGACCATTGTGCGATACTAAAATATCAGCTGATGAAACCGCTCAGTTACAGTATAACTTAATTATATCCCATGCAGTAGGGGTTGGAAAACCCATTGATAAGGAACTTTCAAAAATCATGATGATTGCGAAAGTACATGCTTTGTCAAAAGGATTCTCAGGAGTTTCCCTTGATGTGATCGAAAGAATGATCCTTATGCTTGAAAAAGATATCATTCCGGTAGTTCCTGAGCAGGGATCCGTAGGTGCTTCAGGAGATCTTGCTCCTCTGGCGCATCTGGTACTGCCTTTGCTGGGTCTTGGACAGGTTTGGGAAGGAGATCAGGTATCCGATACCATGGATGTTTTGGAAAAGCATAACCTTGAACCATTGGTTTTAGGACCCAAGGAAGGATTGGGACTGATCAATGGAACACAGTTTATCCTGGCTCATGCCATCAAAGGACTGGAAAAGTTTGAGTACCTCCTAGACCTTGCAGATATGACTGCTGCAATGAGTATTGAAGCTTACAGAGGCTCTGAAAGTCCTTTCAAAAAGGAACTTCATGAGATCAGACCTTTTGAAGGAAGTAAAAAAGTGGCCGCAAGGATGCTTAAATTTCTAAAAGGGTCAGAAAATATGAAAGCCCATGAAGACTGCGAAAGGGTACAGGATCCTTATTCTATGAGATGTGTGCCGCAGGTTCACGGTGCGAGCAGAAATGCTTTTGAACACCTTAGAGGGATGGCAGAAACAGAATTGAACTCCGTTACGGATAATCCAATCGTATTAAGTGCTGAAGAGTCTATCTCCGGAGGAAATTTCCACGGACAATTGATGGCTTTACCTTTAGATTATGCCACATTAGCTGCTGCAGAATTAGGAAATATCTCTGATAGAAGAAGCTACTTACTGCTGGAAGGTAAATACGGACTTCCAAGATTGCTGACGGAAAGCTCAGGGCTGAATTCAGGATTTATGATTCCTCAGTACACTTCCGCAGCTTTGGTTACAGAAAATAAAACATTATGTTTCCCGGCATCAGCAGATTCTATTCCTACCAGCTTAGGACAGGAAGATCATGTTTCCATGGGAAGTATTTCTGGCAGAAAATTCAATCAGGTTCTTGGAAATCTTGTGAATATCTTAGCTGTTGAGCTGATGTTTGCCGCTCAGGGACTGGAGTTCAGAAGACCTTCCAAATGTTCTAAAATCATTGAAGAAAACGTTGCCGTTCTTCGTTCTAAAGTTTCTAAACTTGAAGATGACAGGCTGATCGGACAGGATATGCTGGCCATAGCAGCATTGATCAATGAAAGAAAATTTGTGGTAAATTAA
- a CDS encoding GNAT family N-acetyltransferase: MIIHRVNSAHADFQNLVKLLDIDLAVHNGEQNAFFEQFNKIDHIKNCIVAYIDEVPAACGAFKELSQDTAEIKRMYTDPKFRRRGLASAVVKELEDWAKESGFEKAVLETSAELKNAISVYEKRGFCRIPNYGQYVGVETSVCYEKIL; encoded by the coding sequence ATGATTATACACCGAGTAAACTCTGCCCATGCGGACTTTCAGAATTTAGTAAAGCTTCTCGACATTGATCTTGCTGTACATAATGGGGAGCAAAATGCCTTTTTTGAACAGTTTAATAAAATTGATCATATCAAAAACTGCATTGTCGCTTATATTGATGAAGTTCCGGCTGCTTGTGGGGCATTCAAAGAACTGTCGCAAGATACTGCTGAAATCAAAAGAATGTACACCGATCCAAAATTCAGAAGAAGAGGGCTTGCTTCTGCAGTTGTAAAAGAACTGGAGGACTGGGCTAAAGAATCTGGTTTTGAAAAAGCGGTTTTGGAAACTTCCGCGGAACTGAAGAACGCGATTTCTGTTTATGAAAAAAGGGGGTTCTGCCGGATTCCGAATTATGGGCAATACGTGGGAGTCGAAACCAGTGTATGTTATGAGAAAATACTATGA
- a CDS encoding S8 family serine peptidase, protein MKKRVFFLAIFFALSSCNTEDLQNESSKMEMSQKDPLTAKQINEGINQSIKTTGSFNWSKQSDHFLWSAVFQGNRMASIGFGESKNDFDRSKSSNNRAMESEILSIIKKYEGKDERGFLLATDKYLNQMDVIIEKEETITALRQMKTIRYLEPGDYHYFENENKLNTAARSSSSGSSGCGFSSTTLSTADYTSTTPSAKIPWAFTKHNIPDAWSYSTGAGVTIGLVDTGVSPEQTLLGNSFNTGASSGRTITKFGVYNSDGSADQCGHGTKMASVMTAPRNNAGLPVGVAYNANLIAYRAATNVVLDTSSEQTGVKTAFTELANNASVKIISMSMGHIFSVGKIEDGVKYAYSKGKLIFCAGGTSTSFTTFVGVIFPAWMPETQAITGVKEGTSNQKCDVCHSGSEIDFTFQMERASGNTVPVLSYYNGQADYVGGSSVATAATAGIAALVWAKNPSWTRDQVLNKMRQSATYYPTVNSSYGYGNINVLKAVQ, encoded by the coding sequence ATGAAAAAAAGAGTATTCTTCTTGGCAATATTTTTTGCTTTAAGCTCGTGTAATACGGAAGATCTTCAGAACGAAAGTTCAAAAATGGAGATGAGTCAGAAAGATCCGTTGACGGCAAAACAAATCAATGAAGGAATTAATCAATCCATCAAAACCACAGGTTCTTTCAACTGGAGCAAACAGTCTGATCACTTCCTATGGAGTGCTGTTTTCCAGGGAAACAGGATGGCATCCATTGGATTTGGAGAATCCAAGAATGATTTTGACAGAAGTAAATCGTCAAATAACCGGGCTATGGAAAGCGAGATTTTGTCAATTATAAAAAAATACGAAGGTAAAGATGAAAGAGGCTTTCTCCTGGCAACAGACAAATATCTCAATCAGATGGATGTGATCATTGAAAAAGAAGAAACCATTACGGCACTTCGACAGATGAAGACCATCCGATACCTGGAACCCGGGGATTATCATTATTTCGAAAATGAAAATAAGCTGAATACAGCCGCAAGATCTTCGAGCAGCGGCTCTTCCGGATGCGGCTTTTCATCCACTACCCTGAGTACCGCAGATTATACTTCCACCACGCCAAGTGCAAAAATACCGTGGGCTTTTACCAAACATAATATTCCCGACGCCTGGAGCTACAGTACCGGTGCAGGAGTAACAATAGGCTTAGTGGATACAGGAGTTTCACCGGAGCAAACGCTGTTGGGAAACAGCTTCAATACCGGAGCTTCTTCAGGAAGAACCATCACTAAATTTGGCGTATATAATTCAGATGGTTCCGCTGACCAGTGTGGACACGGAACAAAAATGGCTTCCGTAATGACCGCTCCTAGAAATAATGCAGGATTACCGGTGGGCGTTGCTTATAATGCTAATTTAATTGCTTATCGTGCCGCTACAAACGTCGTTTTGGATACTTCAAGCGAACAGACGGGAGTAAAAACAGCATTTACCGAACTGGCGAATAATGCCAGTGTAAAGATTATTTCCATGTCTATGGGACACATCTTTTCAGTAGGAAAAATTGAAGATGGAGTGAAATATGCCTACTCTAAAGGAAAATTGATTTTCTGTGCAGGCGGAACTTCTACCAGTTTTACGACTTTTGTGGGAGTTATTTTCCCGGCATGGATGCCGGAAACACAGGCGATAACAGGAGTAAAGGAGGGAACATCAAATCAGAAGTGTGATGTCTGCCACTCCGGAAGCGAGATCGATTTTACCTTCCAGATGGAAAGAGCTTCAGGAAATACAGTTCCGGTGTTAAGCTATTATAACGGACAGGCCGATTATGTAGGAGGTTCTTCTGTGGCTACAGCAGCTACAGCGGGAATCGCTGCTTTGGTTTGGGCTAAAAATCCTTCCTGGACAAGAGATCAGGTACTTAATAAAATGAGACAGTCTGCGACTTATTACCCTACTGTTAATTCCAGCTATGGCTATGGAAATATTAATGTTTTAAAGGCCGTACAATAA
- the ygiD gene encoding 4,5-DOPA dioxygenase extradiol, translated as MNLNDLQNISDGFKSTQRMPVLFLGHGSPMNAIEENQFVQGFRRAATEIPTPNTILCISAHWYTPGTFVTAMEMPKTIHDFYGFPKELFDVQYPAHGSPELAHETAELLLPAEVEEDHSWGLDHGAWSVIKHMYPEANIPVIQLSIDYTKPPQYHYDLAKRLHKLREKGILIIGSGNIVHNLRLIDWKNINTVGAGWDWAVEAREKTNNWLLDGNFQQIIDYQKQGTSLQYAVPTPDHYLPLLYTVGLKDRTEDLALFNDELIGGSLSMTSVRIG; from the coding sequence ATGAACCTCAACGATCTGCAAAACATAAGTGATGGCTTTAAAAGCACTCAGAGAATGCCTGTTTTATTTTTAGGACACGGCTCACCGATGAATGCTATTGAAGAAAATCAGTTTGTACAGGGATTCCGAAGAGCAGCGACAGAAATTCCCACGCCTAATACTATCCTGTGTATTTCTGCCCATTGGTATACTCCCGGAACTTTTGTAACCGCAATGGAGATGCCTAAAACGATCCATGATTTTTATGGTTTTCCCAAAGAATTATTTGATGTACAGTATCCCGCTCACGGAAGTCCGGAACTTGCCCATGAAACGGCAGAACTTTTATTACCGGCAGAGGTTGAAGAAGATCACAGCTGGGGACTTGACCACGGCGCCTGGTCTGTGATCAAACATATGTATCCTGAAGCCAATATTCCGGTAATACAGCTTAGCATTGATTATACAAAGCCGCCGCAATACCACTATGACCTGGCTAAAAGACTTCATAAGCTTCGTGAAAAAGGTATTCTGATCATCGGAAGCGGAAATATTGTTCATAACCTCCGGCTGATCGACTGGAAAAATATCAATACGGTAGGAGCCGGCTGGGACTGGGCTGTAGAAGCCCGCGAAAAGACCAACAACTGGCTTCTGGATGGAAATTTTCAGCAGATCATTGATTACCAAAAACAGGGAACTTCTCTGCAATATGCTGTTCCCACTCCAGATCATTATCTTCCCCTGCTTTATACAGTAGGGCTGAAAGACCGGACGGAAGACCTCGCATTATTTAATGACGAGCTTATTGGAGGATCATTAAGCATGACCAGTGTAAGGATTGGATAA
- a CDS encoding YceI family protein: MATKWNLDPTHSEITFKVKHMMISNVKGSFRTFTAEIEAEDDTFTNAKTTATIQTDSVFTNNADRDNHLKSAEFFNASEHPTITFESQALNDKVVGNLTINGITKSVTLDVDFGGINVDPWGNTKAGFSFEGKISRKDFGLNWNAALEAGGVMVSDDVKVAGELQFVKQA; this comes from the coding sequence ATGGCAACAAAATGGAACCTAGACCCAACACATAGTGAAATTACTTTTAAAGTAAAACACATGATGATCTCTAACGTAAAAGGGAGTTTCAGAACTTTCACCGCAGAAATTGAAGCGGAAGATGATACTTTTACCAACGCAAAAACCACTGCTACGATCCAGACAGATTCTGTTTTCACCAATAATGCAGACAGAGACAATCACTTAAAGTCTGCTGAATTCTTCAATGCATCTGAGCATCCAACCATTACTTTTGAATCTCAGGCTTTGAATGATAAGGTAGTGGGAAATCTTACCATCAACGGTATCACAAAATCTGTGACATTGGATGTAGATTTCGGAGGAATCAATGTTGACCCATGGGGAAATACAAAAGCAGGTTTTTCTTTTGAAGGAAAAATCAGCAGAAAAGATTTCGGATTAAACTGGAATGCTGCGCTCGAGGCAGGAGGTGTAATGGTAAGTGATGATGTAAAAGTAGCCGGTGAATTACAGTTTGTAAAACAAGCATAA
- a CDS encoding DPP IV N-terminal domain-containing protein has translation MKLYKFSLLMLVVGNAAFAQTQKFTMAEAVNGMRTNLAVKNISQFSWSADGKSYIQAVKGGYLITDLKTNKQDTLVSLTQLNRQFSNDKLKAVPQIKFSGTSGYFNTGDKMFWIEKSGNDWKVKNQAAVDKDASNVKMFGDGQTFAFTAKNNLFVNKNGKTIAVTHEANENIISGQAVHRNEFGIDTGIFPAPNSESVAFYRMDQSMVADYPIIDWSVTPAVNHNIKYPMAGQISHQVTLGVFNIKNQSTTFLKIEGEKDQYLTAVTWSPDSKYIFVAVLNRGQNHMKMNQYDAVTGELVKTLFEETDSKYVEPQHPLTFFPNSNTDFIWQSQRTGYNHLFHYSLEKGLVAQITKGDWLVTDILGFNEKKKEIYFISTKDTPLERHLYKINWTNFKMQKLDTAEGMHTGVLSSDGNYLYDAYSNANSPRVGNIINTNNLKSTNILTSENPLKNYQRPEIKNVELKADDGTPLYGKIILPTNFDPNKKYPAIVYLYNGPHLQLVTNSFPASGNLWYEYMAQNGYIIFTMDGRGSSNRGMKFEQAVFRNLGTTEMNDQMKGVEYLKSLPYVNGDKMGIHGWSFGGFMTTSFMLRKPDVFKVGVAGGPVIDWSMYEIMYGERYMDTPQENPQGYAAANLLDKVQNLKGKLLMIHGAQDDVVVWQHSIKFIKSAVDNGVQLDYFTYPGHPHNVIGKDRVHLMQKITDYFDQYLKK, from the coding sequence ATGAAATTATATAAATTTTCTTTATTGATGCTGGTTGTGGGCAATGCTGCATTCGCCCAGACACAGAAATTCACGATGGCGGAGGCTGTAAACGGGATGAGAACCAACCTTGCCGTGAAAAATATTTCACAATTTTCATGGTCTGCGGATGGAAAATCTTATATCCAGGCTGTGAAAGGCGGGTATCTGATTACAGATTTAAAAACGAACAAACAGGACACGCTGGTATCTTTAACACAGCTCAACAGACAGTTTTCCAATGATAAACTGAAAGCGGTTCCACAGATTAAATTTTCCGGTACATCAGGGTATTTCAATACAGGAGATAAAATGTTCTGGATTGAAAAATCAGGAAACGACTGGAAAGTGAAAAATCAGGCTGCCGTAGATAAGGATGCCTCTAATGTAAAAATGTTTGGTGACGGCCAGACTTTCGCTTTTACAGCAAAGAATAATTTGTTTGTCAACAAAAATGGGAAAACCATTGCCGTGACCCATGAAGCCAATGAAAATATCATCAGCGGGCAAGCCGTACACAGGAATGAATTTGGAATCGATACAGGAATTTTCCCTGCCCCTAATTCTGAAAGTGTAGCTTTTTATAGAATGGATCAGTCTATGGTAGCGGATTATCCGATCATTGACTGGTCTGTAACGCCTGCTGTGAATCACAATATCAAATATCCAATGGCTGGTCAGATTTCTCATCAGGTAACGCTGGGAGTTTTCAATATTAAAAACCAGTCAACGACTTTCCTGAAAATTGAAGGTGAAAAAGATCAGTACCTGACAGCGGTTACCTGGAGCCCGGATTCCAAATACATTTTTGTAGCGGTTCTGAACAGAGGACAGAATCATATGAAAATGAACCAATATGATGCTGTTACCGGAGAATTAGTGAAAACTTTATTTGAAGAAACAGACAGTAAATATGTAGAGCCGCAGCATCCGCTTACTTTCTTCCCGAATTCCAATACAGACTTTATCTGGCAGAGTCAGAGAACAGGATACAATCATTTATTCCATTACAGCTTGGAAAAAGGATTGGTGGCACAGATCACAAAAGGAGACTGGCTGGTAACTGATATTTTAGGATTCAACGAAAAGAAAAAGGAAATCTATTTCATTTCCACCAAAGACACTCCATTAGAACGACATCTATATAAGATCAACTGGACGAATTTTAAAATGCAGAAACTGGATACTGCAGAAGGAATGCATACCGGAGTACTGAGCAGTGACGGAAACTATCTGTATGATGCTTACAGCAATGCCAATTCACCAAGAGTAGGGAATATTATCAATACGAATAATTTAAAGTCTACGAATATTCTTACCTCAGAAAATCCGTTAAAGAATTATCAGAGACCAGAAATCAAAAATGTAGAATTAAAAGCCGATGACGGAACTCCTTTATATGGAAAGATCATCCTTCCAACAAATTTTGATCCTAATAAAAAATATCCGGCAATCGTTTACTTATACAACGGGCCACACCTGCAGCTGGTAACAAACAGTTTCCCTGCTTCAGGAAACCTTTGGTATGAATATATGGCTCAGAACGGATACATTATCTTCACTATGGATGGAAGAGGCTCTTCCAACCGGGGAATGAAATTTGAGCAAGCCGTATTCAGAAACCTGGGAACTACAGAAATGAACGACCAGATGAAAGGAGTGGAGTACCTGAAATCTCTTCCTTATGTAAATGGTGATAAAATGGGAATTCACGGATGGAGCTTCGGAGGATTTATGACCACAAGCTTTATGCTTCGTAAGCCCGATGTCTTTAAAGTAGGAGTTGCCGGAGGACCTGTTATCGACTGGAGCATGTATGAAATCATGTATGGAGAAAGATATATGGATACTCCACAGGAAAATCCACAAGGATATGCTGCGGCTAATCTTTTGGATAAGGTCCAAAACCTCAAAGGAAAACTATTGATGATTCACGGAGCACAGGATGATGTAGTGGTATGGCAGCATTCCATAAAATTCATCAAATCTGCTGTGGACAACGGAGTTCAGTTAGATTACTTTACATATCCTGGACATCCGCACAATGTGATCGGGAAAGACAGGGTTCACCTGATGCAGAAGATCACAGATTATTTTGATCAGTATCTTAAAAAATAA
- a CDS encoding LLM class flavin-dependent oxidoreductase, which translates to MELGIGMFGDLAFDQATGKYRDAGTKIREILDQIKLMDEVGIDVFAMGEHHRPDYAVSSPEIVLAAAASITKNIKLASGVTVLSSSEPVKVYEDFSTLDLISDGRAEIFVGRGSFIESFPLYGYSLNDYEQLFDEKLELLLKINSEENVSWSGKLRAPMQNQTVYPRAKNDGKLSIWRAVGGTPQSVLSAAQLGMPLVVAIIGGMPIQFRNLIEFYKQEYQKAGHDVSKMQIAIHSHTFVSEDQNVVDGYFHNYKSQMDRIGASRGWAPYTKMQYDGGRSKDGALFIGSPAEVADKIAYMKEIFGITRFIGHMDVGDPAHEVMMKSIELFGKEVKPAVKGL; encoded by the coding sequence ATGGAATTAGGAATAGGAATGTTCGGCGATCTGGCTTTTGACCAGGCTACCGGAAAATATAGAGATGCAGGAACTAAGATCCGTGAAATACTGGATCAGATCAAATTAATGGATGAGGTGGGAATTGATGTTTTTGCGATGGGAGAGCACCACCGTCCTGATTATGCCGTTTCATCACCGGAAATAGTATTGGCAGCAGCGGCAAGTATTACTAAAAATATAAAACTGGCAAGTGGAGTGACTGTTCTAAGTTCTTCGGAGCCGGTAAAGGTATATGAAGATTTTTCAACACTGGATCTGATCTCAGATGGAAGAGCAGAAATATTCGTGGGACGTGGAAGTTTCATTGAGTCATTTCCTTTGTATGGGTATTCATTGAATGATTACGAACAGTTATTTGACGAAAAATTAGAATTATTACTGAAAATTAATTCTGAAGAAAACGTAAGCTGGTCTGGAAAACTTCGGGCTCCGATGCAGAATCAAACGGTGTATCCAAGAGCAAAAAATGACGGGAAGCTTTCAATCTGGAGAGCTGTGGGAGGAACTCCGCAGTCTGTCTTAAGTGCCGCCCAGCTGGGAATGCCTTTGGTAGTAGCCATTATTGGAGGAATGCCTATTCAGTTTAGAAACCTGATCGAATTCTATAAACAGGAATACCAAAAAGCAGGGCATGATGTTTCGAAGATGCAGATCGCCATTCATTCCCATACTTTTGTGAGTGAAGATCAGAACGTTGTAGACGGATATTTTCACAATTACAAATCCCAGATGGATAGGATAGGCGCCTCCAGAGGCTGGGCTCCCTATACCAAAATGCAGTATGACGGAGGAAGAAGCAAAGACGGAGCATTATTTATCGGCAGCCCGGCAGAAGTAGCTGATAAAATCGCTTATATGAAAGAGATTTTCGGAATTACAAGATTTATCGGACATATGGATGTAGGAGATCCGGCTCATGAAGTGATGATGAAATCTATTGAATTATTCGGGAAAGAAGTAAAACCCGCTGTAAAAGGACTGTAA